From the genome of Oryza glaberrima chromosome 1, OglaRS2, whole genome shotgun sequence:
aaaaatcaaaatatgtgcctagattcattaacatctatatgaatataggcaatgctagaaagtcttataaccggttataaacggaggtagtacttgtcattctgaatttctgaattcCGATTGATTACTTGCCACATGTCTGATTATGCTGCTTATGCTTGATGGTTTTCAGGTGAGCTTCACCGGCTCGACGGAGGTCGGCCGGCTggtgatggaggcggcggcgaagagcaaCCTGAAGCCCGTGTCGCTCGAGCTGGGAGGCAAGTCTCCGGTCATCGTGTTCGACGACGCCGACCTCGACACGGCCGTGAACCTGGTCCACATGGCCTCCTACACCAACAAGGTCGGTCTCTTACCGGCCATGTCGTCAGAAAACCATCTAGCTGGCATAAGCACAGCATATTGTGAAAATCTCATCAGCTTTCCACAACAATTCTGTTCTGTTGCAGGGTGAGATCTGTGTCGCCGGCTCGCGCATCTATGTCCAGGAGGGGATCTACGACGCTTTCGTGAAGAAGGCGACCGAGATGGCCAAGAAATCGGTTGTCGGAGATCCGTTCAACCCGCAAGTTCATCAAGGCCCTCAGGTATTTATATGCTAGATCAGTAACCATGCTCTGATTTTTCAACCATACAAACTTCAGAGAACCAAAAGATGTTCAGCAAAGCTGTAATAACCACTTGTGTGCAATTACAACGAAGATTGACAAGGAGCAATACGAGAAGATCCTCAAGTACATCGACATCGGTAAGCGCGAAGGCGCGACGTTGGTCACCGGAGGGAAGCCCTGCGGCGACAACGGGTACTACATCGAGCCCACCATCTTCACGGACGTCAAGGCATGAACATGACCAGTGTGCTCTTCACTTCTCAGTGCTAAAATATGACCAGTAGCATTTTCAAAGAGACCAAAAATACACATTTCCAAATCGTGCGGAAAACTAATAGACCCCTTTTGCGCAGGAAGAAATGTCAATCGCGCAAGAGGAAATCTTCGGGCCGGTGATGGCCCTCATGAAATTCAAGTAGGCATCTTTTTCTGAACATTTCCAGCCTGACTAACATCACATGAACATCTAACTGAAAGCCTGAGACCACTGGATCCTgaacattatatatttttttcacaggACGGTTGAGGAGGCGATCCAGAAGGCGAACAGCACCCGGTACGGCCTGGCTGCCGGCATAGTCACCAAGAACATCGACATCGCGAACACGGTTTCGCGGTCGATCCGAGCAGGGGCAATCTGGATCAATTGCTACCTCGGCTTCGACCCCGACGCGCCGTTCGGGGGGTACAAGATGAGCGGCTTCGGCAAGGACATGGGCATGGACGCCCTTGAGAAGTACCTCCACACCAAGGCGGTGGTCACCCCCCTCTACAACACCCCTTGGCTATGATCTGATGATGAACAGCACAGAAAGATTAATTAcagtggaaaaaaaacatttctataTATACATCAGCTGAAAGGTTGGGTTATATTTGTGGTTAGTTGATTGCTTGTATCAAATATCAATTTGTCGGAATAAAGACAGTATATTTCAGTTTCTcggtgtgttttttgtttgTCTGATGATCTGACGTAAACCCATAAGAAAAAGGTTAATGACAGTATACCATCAAACGCTAACCGACACCGACACATTGACTTTTTTTGCGTTGACTTTTTCTATTGCTCGGCAGTAATTTGAAATCTTGACAAATCTGTTTTTTGAGGTGATAAAGGCGCATCGGCCTCGTTGACAAATAAGAAATTGATTGGTCATATGCAATTTGCTAGAAACAAGCTAGCTAGGACCTAGGAGTATGATGCTCAAGAGGGACAGTTGCAAATTGGAGTAAGATATTgcaaatttaatttaataacTGGAATATGTATAGCATCCCAAAAGGCTACTTTTCTGATCGTGACTGATTAACAGAAGACCAACCTTGGATCGATTGTCAACGATACAGTGGTCCAGAGATCTGTTGTTTTCCAATTAAAAGTCTGCTGGAAGTTGGACTAACAAATTGAAAGTGCAGATCAATATAGTCCCTTCAGTCGCAACTAGATGTTATTTCGACAATATATAATATGACATGGCAACTTTAACTGTTTACTCCGGTCAAGGGAGCATTTTATTACCTTGAAAATatcttcaaaacacaactttaactacTAATTTACCCTCGTAAAATAAGACTATTACTAATTTCTATTGCATATATTTATAAGGCaaaattttctagaaaaaattcATAGATTATGGCTTTTGCTGATGGATATCATCAAAATGTGGTTTGGCTTGGGGACACCTTAAAAAGGTGATAACTTGCTTGAGGACACTGTGTCGGCTAATTTACCATTTCCAACATGTTTGAGCAAAGAGATATTTTAAAATGACTATAATGCCCCTCCCATCCGTGTGAACGAGGCAAGTACGTTTGGTTCGAACCAAACTGTATCCCTACCCATCTACGCTCTCTCACTCTCAAACCCTAGCAGGTGGCGAGAGGGTGAGGAAGAACGAAAGGGCAACATAGATATTGAGTGGATATTGTAGTTTAATGGATGTGGTGTCCTCTGGCAATTAAATTACCACATTTTTAGGTTGTGTTCAGGCAAATTCATGTTTTACTAGTGTCCAAAAGCAAAAAACCATAATCTTTGGATGTCCTATACTAAAATGTGCTTATTTACGAAACATGACAAACACATAATACTATGAAAATagttttcaagacaaatctacatATATGATTTTCATGCATATGGTGTCAATATTTAGAAAGCATTGATgcttaaagttttaaaattttgatttaagaCATTCAAAACGATATATTTCTATGACTCTGGGAGTACTGAACTACTGATTCTTGTTGTAAATTGTTTATAAAAtccatttaaattatatttttaataaaaatacttTTTGAGGCAAAGCATCTTGTATGATTTTCATATAATCAACCTACatatttaaaagataaatttatacTCTAACTTTAAAAGGTTTGATAGATGCTTGTCCAAAACAATTAGGGGCAGTACTATTTGTAATAGGAGAAAAGTACTTCTAACCTCTAAAGTAATTAGTAGTACTATCAAATGCATGCTGAGATAGTGACGTGCTCAGGTAAGCTAATTTCATCCATTGGgctataagagcaggtacaatagcaagctataagccaactataatcACATATCGAAAAGAAAAcagtagagagagaaaaaagttggctacagatttgtagccggctgcaacaaacattatatgtgtatgagaggtgagactagatattaatggtgtgtaatatatttttatagttatcTATTGTATAAATAGGCTATTAGattaactatagatgatttagagttaacagttggctatactattaaactcgcTCTAATTATGCCCCAAGTCAAACCTCTGATTACGCGATAATTTAGACGAAACTTAAGCTAGAGGCCTAGAGCGTAGCTCTCATGATGATTTCATAACAAATATAGCGTGACCTGTACAAATCGCGTTGCTTAAAGGCAACTAGCTCTCAGTTAAGACAAAGCTTACTAATTGATTGAGTCCCGGCTCGTCCAATGTATTAGTTAATTGTAGGGTTGCCCATCAAGCAAGAGTGTTGTCTGGATCGATTATGGATCactaatttaaattaaattagaCGGTTTTGGCAGTCACGATAGTCGAATGGTGTAGAGTATTTGTATTCCAAAGCAGGAGGGCATGCAATATAATTCGATCAACAAACGATCAAATGGAGATAATATAATTAAAGAATTTAAGACCGTGTTATTGTTGAGTCGATCATTGTCTTGGGATGTTACTCTGtgacaagatatatatataagcgAAAATGCCAGATGCTGCCCTTGATTAACTTGAACTTATTATATGATGTAATCCCTATGGTTTTTTAATACACAACGTCGTTGATAAAATACATTTAagtattcatcttattcaaaaaattaacataattattttttattttattatgacttgaccTATCATTAAAGGTTCTTTAATCATGACTTATATCATGATATGTTTGTGTAAAATTTGTTTAACagaacgaatgatcaaacatgtaaaAAAGTTAGCAGCGttagatattataaaaatggAAAGAGTAGTACCTTAAGTAACAATTTTTTAGAGAACCTTAACCAGCATTTCCGTGTACGGTGTACGTACTTACCAAGAAAAATTTAGTGGCCATGATTTATCATTTCTTTAATTGATATTTAGAAGGTGAAAATGTGAAATTCCctaatttaatctttaaaaatatgtttgtgaGTGTGTTGAGTTCATATTACCAGTGGTCCAGTTGGTATTGTccacgtaattaattaaaacaagaTCGAGGAGGTTTCTTAGAACAGATCAACACATGCATGCTTGAACCTTGAGGTGCATGCTGTGCATGGGGCATTCAACAGGTTGCATCTTGTATCAAATTGAACTTGTGTACTGCTTGCACTTAATTTGATCTGATGAACTTTGATCCAAGGGCTCAAATTGTAATGCCCCTCCCATTTCTTCTTTATAAGCGCTTTCTGGAAGGTGAATGATCTCTTGACATTGATGGCTTAAGAACTAAAAAGGtctctgttgacagaaaacacgaggcctaggagatctgcttaactccagtacaGGTCCAAAACTCGTCTTCGGATgggtgagcgtgccagttgatttgatcctacaatcaacaagaaacgaagacaaagaaaccatgattaaatccataaatgatagccgatcggctaggtgccgatgacatatcatttattttagacCGATGTCATGTgtacatcgatcggcagtcatgaataattaaggaagaactaaatctactcgatcggctgtagacattaacaatatataaatcttatgtcgatatatacttaaatcaagtgactgggatagatcggtcgccatgccgagacagtataaatcacttagatcgaaatataaattaacaacaaaactatatacgttcatagcatagccgattagatagatctagcatgtatcggctaatactccgataccactctatattacgatattaaaacaagtggaatatatcaaacagaagcataatatacttaaatgcaacaagatcttaacataaagggcagatttaacatgtcgaTCAAGCGTATAAGATAAAAgaagttaaatcaggtaagatcggctgaaaccccaatgCTACCCTTATTGGCAACTaggaagcaggctagagattgatattctaagcacgacttaatagatcaaactcaactgatacagcattaagtatgaaaagaagaacaatatctaaacaatcaagccgctgcatgtttcatagagtggtagatatcttatacaATCCAAGCTAAcatcgctatttaacctaatcggccgccttctactaacagatgttagccgattgtaggttagatgacgatattacCGAAGATTAtacaagatatatgataacttgacgaattacatagacaagattagagtgtcataaagatggaagcactaatcccgaaaacacaagccgccataacaagttttac
Proteins encoded in this window:
- the LOC127754141 gene encoding aldehyde dehydrogenase family 2 member C4-like, which codes for MAAAANGGDSKGFEVPKLEIKFTKLFINGRFVDAVSGKTFETRDPRTGEVIAKIAEGDKADIDLAVKAAREAFDHGPWPRMSGFARGRILHKFADLVEQHVEELAALDTVDAGKLFAMGKLVDVPGGANLLRYYAGAADKVHGETLKMSRPCHGYTLKEPVGVVGHIVPWNYPTTMFFFKASPALAAGCTMVVKPAEQTPLSALFYAHLAKLAGIPDGVLNVVPGFGPTAGAAISSHMDIDKVSFTGSTEVGRLVMEAAAKSNLKPVSLELGGKSPVIVFDDADLDTAVNLVHMASYTNKGEICVAGSRIYVQEGIYDAFVKKATEMAKKSVVGDPFNPQVHQGPQIDKEQYEKILKYIDIGKREGATLVTGGKPCGDNGYYIEPTIFTDVKEEMSIAQEEIFGPVMALMKFKTVEEAIQKANSTRYGLAAGIVTKNIDIANTVSRSIRAGAIWINCYLGFDPDAPFGGYKMSGFGKDMGMDALEKYLHTKAVVTPLYNTPWL